A window of the Streptomyces finlayi genome harbors these coding sequences:
- a CDS encoding carbohydrate ABC transporter permease produces the protein MLAGKLNGRQQQGPLVRGRLRPVWEEEPTRAGLATKGVVLVGVCLAVLFPLWVVIVTSLSSVKTITETGGLVVIPRGITFVAYQELLGGGQVTRATIVSLCVTVVGTLFSMTVSVMCAYGLSRSGSVLHRPFLFILLATMFFGAGLIPTYLVVQGLGLTDSYLSLILPSALNVFNILVLRAFFMSTAQELIESARIDGAGDFRILWQIVMPLSRAVIAVITLFYAVGYWSAWFNASIYISDPDMLPLQNIMNQLVLKQERPVGLAQAINTGGLSPLAIQMAVMVLALLPVAVLSPFVQKHFKKGMLTGAVKG, from the coding sequence CTGCTCGCAGGGAAACTGAACGGACGGCAGCAGCAGGGCCCGCTCGTGCGGGGCAGGCTGCGGCCCGTATGGGAGGAGGAACCGACCAGGGCGGGGCTCGCGACCAAGGGCGTCGTACTGGTCGGGGTCTGCCTGGCGGTCCTCTTCCCGCTCTGGGTGGTGATCGTCACGAGCCTGTCCTCGGTGAAGACCATCACCGAGACCGGCGGACTGGTCGTGATCCCCCGGGGCATCACCTTCGTCGCCTACCAGGAGCTGCTGGGCGGCGGCCAGGTGACCCGGGCCACCATCGTCAGCCTCTGTGTGACCGTGGTCGGCACGCTGTTCAGCATGACCGTGTCGGTCATGTGCGCGTACGGGCTCTCGCGCAGCGGATCGGTCCTCCACCGGCCGTTCCTGTTCATCCTGCTCGCCACGATGTTCTTCGGCGCGGGGCTCATCCCCACCTACCTGGTGGTACAGGGCCTCGGCCTCACCGACTCCTATCTGTCGCTGATCCTGCCCAGCGCCCTGAACGTCTTCAACATCCTGGTCCTGCGCGCGTTCTTCATGAGCACCGCACAGGAACTCATCGAGAGCGCCCGGATCGACGGGGCCGGCGACTTCCGCATCCTGTGGCAGATCGTCATGCCACTCTCCCGGGCCGTCATCGCGGTGATCACACTGTTCTACGCGGTCGGCTACTGGAGCGCCTGGTTCAACGCCTCGATCTACATCAGCGATCCGGACATGCTCCCGTTGCAGAACATCATGAACCAGCTGGTCCTCAAGCAGGAGCGGCCGGTCGGCCTCGCCCAGGCGATCAACACCGGGGGACTCTCCCCGCTCGCCATCCAGATGGCCGTGATGGTGCTGGCCCTGCTGCCCGTCGCGGTGCTGTCTCCCTTCGTCCAGAAGCACTTCAAGAAAGGCATGCTCACGGGCGCGGTCAAGGGCTGA
- a CDS encoding sialidase family protein has product MRDSSLPMPRRRTVLAGAAVAAAAVTLPVASPAAATSRRERATTQAHRWRTAAIGGTGFVTGVLFHPAVAGLAYARTDIGGAYRWNAAEARWTALTDHLGWDDWNLLGVEAMAVDPAFPDRLYLALGTYAQSWAGPGAVLRSNDRGATWARADLTVRLGANEDGRGAGERLLVDPRDSETLWLGTRHDGLLRSTDRGATWAPASFPATPSASGQGVTLLVAADRTVYAGWGDGGTALYRTDGSGGWQAVPGQPSAGAAATKFPVRAAYDAGTRALYVTYSDGPGPNNQSNGSVHRLDTVTGAWSDVSPVAPTSGDTFGYGGVAVDAKRPGTVVVSTNNRWGAVDTLFRSTDGGASWTSLKDSAVLDVSETPYLRWGGSDAKFGWWIQALAVDPFDSRHIVFGTGATIYGTRDLVHWAPEIRGLEESAVRQLLAPPAGGAQLLSGLGDIGVMYHDSLTASPSRGMASNPVFGSATGLALATLKPSYVVRAGWPSGGAAGAYSNDGGASWQPFASQPSIAASAPGPIAVSADGRTLLWSFIHWDGTKYAAHRSTDSGATWAEVATFPKGGTPVADPLDSTRFYVYDTGTGAVFVSKDSGATFSRGATQLPSGDVQFRIVAAPGRCGDLWLSAKDNGLFRSTDGGLTFTAVAGCQASHALGFGKAAPTAGRRPRAGYPAIFQTGRVSATYDGVAVLRSDDAGATWIRINDDAHQWGWTGEVITGDPRVHGRVYLGTNGRGIQYADPA; this is encoded by the coding sequence ATGCGCGATTCGTCCCTCCCCATGCCCCGCCGCCGTACCGTCCTGGCCGGAGCGGCCGTCGCGGCGGCGGCCGTCACCCTGCCGGTCGCGTCGCCCGCCGCGGCCACGTCCCGGCGCGAAAGGGCCACGACCCAGGCGCACCGCTGGCGGACCGCCGCGATCGGCGGCACCGGCTTCGTGACCGGCGTCCTGTTCCACCCGGCCGTCGCCGGCCTGGCGTACGCCCGTACGGACATCGGCGGCGCCTACCGCTGGAACGCGGCCGAGGCCCGCTGGACCGCGCTCACCGATCACCTCGGCTGGGACGACTGGAACCTGCTGGGCGTCGAGGCGATGGCCGTCGACCCGGCCTTCCCCGACCGGCTGTACCTCGCACTCGGTACGTACGCGCAGTCCTGGGCGGGCCCCGGTGCGGTGCTCAGATCGAACGACCGGGGCGCGACCTGGGCCCGCGCGGACCTCACGGTGCGCCTCGGGGCGAACGAGGACGGCCGGGGTGCGGGCGAGCGGCTCCTCGTCGACCCGCGCGACAGCGAGACGCTCTGGCTCGGCACCCGGCACGACGGTCTGCTGCGCTCCACCGACCGGGGTGCCACCTGGGCCCCTGCCTCGTTCCCCGCCACTCCGTCGGCAAGCGGCCAGGGGGTCACGCTGCTCGTCGCGGCGGACCGGACGGTGTACGCGGGCTGGGGCGACGGCGGCACCGCGCTGTACCGCACGGACGGTTCGGGCGGCTGGCAGGCGGTGCCCGGACAGCCCTCCGCCGGCGCGGCGGCGACGAAGTTCCCGGTCCGTGCCGCGTACGACGCCGGCACGCGGGCCCTGTACGTGACCTACTCCGACGGCCCCGGCCCCAACAACCAGTCCAACGGCTCCGTCCACCGGCTCGACACCGTGACGGGTGCCTGGTCCGACGTCTCTCCCGTCGCGCCCACGAGCGGCGACACCTTCGGTTACGGCGGCGTCGCCGTCGACGCGAAGCGCCCCGGCACGGTCGTCGTCTCGACCAACAACCGCTGGGGAGCCGTCGACACCCTCTTCCGCTCCACGGACGGCGGAGCGAGCTGGACCTCGCTGAAGGACTCCGCGGTCCTGGACGTGTCCGAGACCCCGTATCTGCGCTGGGGCGGGAGCGACGCGAAGTTCGGCTGGTGGATCCAGGCCCTGGCCGTCGACCCGTTCGACTCGCGGCACATCGTGTTCGGCACGGGTGCCACGATCTACGGGACGCGGGACCTGGTGCACTGGGCTCCGGAGATCAGGGGCCTGGAGGAATCCGCGGTACGGCAGCTGCTCGCCCCGCCGGCCGGTGGCGCCCAACTGCTCAGCGGTCTGGGCGACATCGGTGTGATGTACCACGACTCGCTGACCGCTTCCCCGTCGCGCGGCATGGCGTCCAACCCGGTCTTCGGCTCGGCCACCGGGCTCGCTCTGGCCACCCTCAAGCCCTCGTACGTCGTACGGGCCGGCTGGCCGTCCGGCGGCGCCGCCGGGGCGTACTCGAACGACGGCGGCGCGAGCTGGCAGCCCTTCGCATCCCAGCCGTCCATCGCCGCCTCGGCTCCCGGCCCGATCGCCGTCAGCGCCGACGGCCGGACGCTGCTGTGGTCGTTCATCCACTGGGACGGCACGAAGTACGCCGCCCACCGCTCCACGGACAGCGGTGCCACCTGGGCGGAGGTCGCCACCTTCCCGAAGGGGGGCACGCCGGTCGCCGACCCGCTCGACTCCACCCGCTTCTATGTGTACGACACCGGCACGGGTGCGGTGTTCGTGTCGAAGGACTCGGGCGCCACCTTCAGCCGCGGTGCCACGCAACTGCCTTCCGGCGACGTCCAGTTCCGCATCGTGGCGGCCCCCGGCCGCTGCGGCGACCTGTGGCTGTCGGCGAAGGACAATGGGCTGTTCCGCTCGACGGACGGCGGCCTCACCTTCACCGCGGTGGCGGGCTGCCAGGCCTCGCACGCCCTCGGCTTCGGCAAGGCGGCACCGACGGCGGGACGGCGCCCCCGGGCCGGTTACCCGGCGATCTTCCAGACCGGCCGGGTCTCCGCCACGTACGACGGCGTGGCGGTGCTGCGCTCCGACGACGCGGGAGCCACCTGGATCCGGATCAACGACGACGCCCATCAGTGGGGCTGGACGGGCGAGGTCATCACCGGCGATCCCCGTGTCCACGGCCGTGTCTACCTCGGCACGAACGGCCGCGGCATCCAGTACGCGGACCCCGCGTGA
- a CDS encoding beta-galactosidase, translated as MPSLRDATRGRILFGGDYNPEQWPEEVWAEDARLMREAGVNSVTVGVFSWTMIEPRPGAREFDWLDRLMDLMHAHGIGVVLATPTSSPPPWMGARHPETLPRAEDGSVIWYGSRQHFCASSPVYRRYAAALTEDLAARYADHPALTVWHINNEYCTHCWCDATAEHFRRWLAGRHTTVAALNEAWGTAFWSQRYDSWAEILPPRKAQYLHNPAQLLDFRRFTSDALMECYVAERDIVARHSPHIPVTTNFMPLWSGQDAWAWSAEEDIVSVDIYPDPRDPQGGQYNAMLADMTRSQAGGPWMVMEQAAGPVNWRAVNHPKPKGLNRLWSLQAVARGADAICYFQWRQSRQGAEKFHSGMLSHAGERGRTFGEVKRLGAELELIGPEVSGSAVTGDVAILHDWDAWWAGTQEGRPSSLLSYPEVVQSWHRGLWESGVTTGFARPEADLSAYRMVAVPHLYLLTAAAIDNLVAYVRGGGTLVCGFFTGIADEDDRVRPGGMDSRLRELFGIRTVHEWWPLDADEAVECEGSPGIEGFEGHVWSEELEPDGSAETVATYRGGELDGLPAVLRKDTAWYVSTLPAPEALRALLGRAAGEAGVRPVVADLPAGVEAVRRGDVLFLLHHGRGRVTVTLPGPHIDLLTGTKTDGTVELDRYGVAALRSVTAA; from the coding sequence ATGCCGTCCCTCCGGGACGCCACCCGAGGCCGCATCCTCTTCGGAGGCGACTACAACCCCGAGCAGTGGCCCGAGGAGGTGTGGGCCGAGGACGCCCGGCTGATGCGGGAGGCGGGTGTCAACTCCGTCACCGTCGGCGTCTTCTCCTGGACCATGATCGAACCACGCCCGGGGGCACGCGAGTTCGACTGGCTCGACCGGCTGATGGATCTGATGCACGCCCACGGCATCGGAGTCGTACTCGCCACGCCGACCTCGTCGCCACCGCCGTGGATGGGTGCGCGGCACCCGGAGACACTGCCGCGCGCCGAGGACGGCTCAGTGATCTGGTACGGCTCCCGGCAGCACTTCTGCGCCAGTTCGCCCGTCTACCGGCGTTACGCCGCCGCGCTCACCGAGGACCTGGCGGCGCGGTACGCCGACCATCCGGCGCTCACCGTGTGGCACATCAACAACGAGTACTGCACCCACTGCTGGTGCGATGCCACCGCCGAACACTTCCGTCGCTGGCTGGCGGGCCGCCACACCACGGTGGCCGCGCTCAACGAAGCCTGGGGCACGGCCTTCTGGAGTCAGCGCTACGACTCCTGGGCGGAGATCCTGCCGCCGAGGAAGGCCCAGTACCTGCACAATCCGGCGCAGCTGCTCGACTTCAGACGGTTCACATCCGACGCCCTGATGGAGTGCTACGTCGCCGAGCGGGACATCGTCGCCCGGCACAGTCCGCACATCCCGGTGACCACAAACTTCATGCCGCTGTGGTCGGGGCAGGACGCGTGGGCGTGGTCGGCCGAGGAGGACATCGTCTCGGTCGACATCTATCCCGATCCGCGCGACCCGCAGGGCGGCCAGTACAACGCGATGCTCGCCGACATGACGCGTTCGCAGGCCGGCGGGCCGTGGATGGTGATGGAGCAGGCGGCGGGCCCGGTCAACTGGCGTGCGGTCAACCACCCCAAGCCGAAAGGGCTCAACCGGCTCTGGTCCTTGCAGGCCGTGGCCCGGGGCGCCGATGCCATCTGCTACTTCCAGTGGCGGCAGTCCCGGCAGGGCGCCGAGAAGTTCCATTCGGGGATGCTCAGCCACGCGGGCGAGCGGGGCCGGACCTTCGGGGAGGTCAAGCGGCTCGGAGCGGAGCTCGAACTCATCGGCCCCGAGGTGAGCGGCTCAGCCGTGACCGGTGACGTGGCGATCCTGCACGACTGGGACGCGTGGTGGGCGGGCACGCAGGAGGGCCGGCCGTCCTCGCTCCTCTCGTACCCGGAGGTCGTCCAGTCCTGGCACCGCGGCCTCTGGGAGAGCGGTGTCACGACCGGTTTCGCCCGACCGGAAGCCGACTTGAGCGCGTACAGGATGGTCGCCGTCCCCCATCTCTATCTGCTCACGGCCGCGGCGATCGACAATCTGGTCGCGTACGTACGGGGTGGTGGCACGCTCGTCTGCGGTTTCTTCACCGGTATCGCCGACGAGGACGACCGCGTCAGGCCGGGCGGGATGGACTCCCGACTGCGCGAGCTGTTCGGCATCCGTACGGTCCACGAGTGGTGGCCGCTCGACGCGGACGAGGCGGTGGAGTGCGAGGGCTCTCCGGGGATCGAGGGCTTCGAGGGCCACGTCTGGTCGGAGGAGCTGGAGCCGGACGGCAGCGCCGAGACCGTCGCCACCTACCGCGGCGGCGAGCTGGACGGCCTGCCGGCGGTGCTGCGCAAGGACACCGCGTGGTACGTCTCGACCCTGCCCGCCCCGGAGGCCCTGCGTGCACTGCTGGGCCGCGCGGCCGGGGAGGCGGGCGTCCGCCCCGTGGTGGCGGACCTGCCCGCCGGTGTGGAGGCGGTGCGCCGGGGCGACGTGCTGTTCCTGCTGCACCACGGGCGGGGCAGGGTGACGGTCACCCTGCCGGGCCCGCACATCGATCTGCTGACCGGCACGAAGACGGACGGCACCGTCGAACTGGACCGGTACGGAGTCGCCGCGCTCAGGAGCGTCACGGCGGCATGA